The candidate division KSB1 bacterium region CGGTGCTCTTCCATCAACGTCTGAGTAGGTCTCATCTGCCTCCCATCCATAGGTGCAGCAGCTCTGGTCTCTTTGTGCCACGGGCGGCGTTCCCTGGAGCCGGACGCCCACAAACCTGGTGCTCCCGCATCCTTCCCTGCAGGCAGGTGGCGGGACGCCCCGTTTTCTCTCCAAGTCAGTGGCCACAGCCCTCAGGCCGCTCGACTGTTAGGCGTGAATCATCGTCAGCACCATCTTGCAGCGTTCGTCCGCTTCGACCGCATGGGGCCGCCCAGCCGGCATGAGGATGGCCTGTCCAGCCGCTGTGCGAAACGCCTTGCCTTCAATGATAATGGTCGCCGCACCCTCGAGCACCTGGACGAGTGCGTCGAAGGGGGCGGTGTGTTCGCTGAGGCGTTGCCCCTTGTCGAAAGCAAATAGCGTGACCGATCCTCCTGCTGCCTGCACGACCGCCCTGCTAACGATGGCCTCAGGCTGGTATTCCACCAGCCCGGCAAGGTCACATGGCCACTGTGGGGATCCCTGCTCAGTCACCTTCATTTTACCTTCTCCTCATCCAGCCACGCGTGCTGCGCCTGGCACCAGCCAGTCCTCATGCAAAACCTCTCCTCGCAAACCGACTACGATATACTTGATACCGATCTTCCGCTGGGCCTCCGCGGCAGCGCGCTGGGCAAGGCGCACCAGGCCGCCACAACACGGCACTTGCATTACCATCACCGTCAGGGACTTTACCTGTGCCTCGTCAATAAGCACACGGACCTTTTCCACATAGATTTCTTGTCCCTCATCCAGCTTGGGACAGGCGATGGCGATAGTGTGACCACGGAGATAGCTGCGGTGAAAGTCACCCACGGCATAAGCCACGCAGTCAGCCACAAGCAGCAGGTCAGAGCCACGAAAGTGGGGTGCGCGCGGCGCAATGAGGTGGAGCTGCACCGGCCACTGCTGCAGGTAGGAAAAGGGTGCTGGTGACTTCTCATCCGCCGAGGGTTGTGGCGCGAAGCTCAGGGCGCGTGAGCCTGGACAACTGCCCTCGCGCGCTGGACCAGAGGACATACCCTCCGGCACCGGGATGTGGTGGAGACGCAGGTACTCCAGCGCGATATTCAGGCATTCCTCCTGACCATGCGCCGCGAGGTGCTCCAGGTGAGCTCTCACAGTGTTTGCGCCCTGAGCCACGATGGTGGCCATGACCGCGCGCTCGTCGTAGGCGCCTGATTCTCGTTCAATCACTGTGATTGCACCTTCCGGACAGTGCCCAATGCAGGCGCCCAACCCGTCACAAAAGAGGTCACTCACCAAGCGCGCCTTGCCATCGATGATCTGCAGCGCGCCTTCCGGGCAGTTGGGGATGCAAAGGCCACACCCCGTACACTTTTCCTCGTCAATGCTGATAATCCTACGCTTCATGAGCTCTCCATTTTGCCGTGGCATTTCTCCGATTGTCGTCGTAAATTTATGAGCGACAGGCAGGCCTTTCCTTGACGTGGGTCAAGAAAACGTCACTTTTTCTGCGGGGTGACAGGACAGGCCAAGGAGAACCACAATGGACCCTGAGCTTATTCTCAAAAAGATAGGGCTGTTTGAACGGTTCTCGCCGGAGAGCATACGGGCCTTGGCACAAATCTGCCTGCCCAAGCGAGTGGCAAAAAGGCAGGTACTGTTCTTGGAAGGTGACAGGGGGCACTCGCTCTACATCCTGGCCAGCGGGGCGGTCCAGCTTTACAAAACCGCCGCGGATGGTCGAGAGGTGGTCATCAAGGTGGTGAAGCCCGGCGAGTTATTTGCCGAAGCAATACTTTTCGAACAGGAATGCTATCCGGTGAGCGCAGTCGCCTTACGGGAAAGCGTGGTCTACCTCCTCCCCAAGCTTCAGTT contains the following coding sequences:
- a CDS encoding cupin domain-containing protein; this encodes MKVTEQGSPQWPCDLAGLVEYQPEAIVSRAVVQAAGGSVTLFAFDKGQRLSEHTAPFDALVQVLEGAATIIIEGKAFRTAAGQAILMPAGRPHAVEADERCKMVLTMIHA
- a CDS encoding 4Fe-4S binding protein, with protein sequence MKRRIISIDEEKCTGCGLCIPNCPEGALQIIDGKARLVSDLFCDGLGACIGHCPEGAITVIERESGAYDERAVMATIVAQGANTVRAHLEHLAAHGQEECLNIALEYLRLHHIPVPEGMSSGPAREGSCPGSRALSFAPQPSADEKSPAPFSYLQQWPVQLHLIAPRAPHFRGSDLLLVADCVAYAVGDFHRSYLRGHTIAIACPKLDEGQEIYVEKVRVLIDEAQVKSLTVMVMQVPCCGGLVRLAQRAAAEAQRKIGIKYIVVGLRGEVLHEDWLVPGAARVAG
- a CDS encoding Crp/Fnr family transcriptional regulator, translated to MDPELILKKIGLFERFSPESIRALAQICLPKRVAKRQVLFLEGDRGHSLYILASGAVQLYKTAADGREVVIKVVKPGELFAEAILFEQECYPVSAVALRESVVYLLPKLQFHCLLEQERFRNEFIANLFAKLRFLTEQMVQRSSADAEERLWCFIEEHFGRVTRVLSPLSKKTVAAAIGATPETLSRLLLKLRKEGKLRWERRVVEIDPRVWEQRR